The window ATCAGTGTCAGAGAGTTTTCCGTTGCGGAAGATCTGCTTGAGGCTCTGCAGGAGTCCCGTCCGGATATTCTGGTTCTGCCTTATCGTCTCTTTGACGACTACCGGGGGGCGCTGGCGGACGCTCTGGCCGGAGGGGCGACCCGTCTGGCCGCCACTGCGACAGATAATGTCTCCCCCGCGGAAGCGGATCTGCTGGCACAGGGAATTCAGGCTTTCTGGGACTGGCCAATCAGTCAGGAGCATCTGCAGCAATTATTACTGCGGCTATTAAATGAAGAGCACGGGCAACGACTGATTACCCGCTATGGGCGTCAGTTCCAGGAGCGACCGTCAGGCAAAGAATTGCTGCAGGGCGTTCGTGTGTTGCTTGCGGAAGATAACCGGGTTAATCAGAAAGTGGCGACACAGATGCTGGTACGTCTCGGCTGTGAGGTAACCCTTGCTGCCAACGGACAGGAGGCGGTTACGCAGTTTCGTCAAAAAGAGTTTGATCTGGTGCTGATGGATTGCCATATGCCGGTGATGGATGGTCTGGAGGCGACCAGGCAGATTCGCAGCCTGACTGAACGCCGGCAGATTCCTGTTATTGCATTATCGGCGGATGTTATGGCTGAACAGAAAACGGCCTGTAAACAGGCCGGTATGAACGGTTATTTATCAAAACCTATCCGTCTTGAAGAACTGCGCCTGGCGCTGTGCGGATTTCTGTTTCCGGATCAGAGCGCGCTGCCGTAAGGAATGTAGCGGTTATCGGTCAGACTTTTCAGCTGACGGATTGCGCCTTTTTCCGGCAGCTGGCCGTTCTTTTTCAGACTGCGGAATATCCAGATAGCAGGATTTTTTGCGCCGCACTGCCAGCCGCTGAATTTCATTTCTGCCAGAGTAAAAAACGTTGCCAGCTGAAACAGTTCTTCTGCGCTGAACGTTGCCAGAAGCGGCAGCCACTGTTCTTCACCAAGCTGTGTCGCGGAACGCAGTGTTTTAAGCCGCTCTTCACCTAATTGCTGTGCAGCCTGTTCGCTATTGTCGGCCATCAGGCCGGTGACGGCCAGGCATTGCTGTAGCATCGGAGCGTTAATACTGGCCGCTCCTCCGCCCGGTGGCACCCATTCATCAATCATTTGCTTTAACCTTGGTCGTTATCTTGCGCAGGGAGCGATAGGATATACTAATCCGCCCGGATTCTTAAGGAGCCTCTGCATGGTGCAGGCTTCGGTCAGCTGGTGGATGATTTACGTTTTTTGCCCATAACAGTGAGACAGCATGCAGGACCAATATTCCGATATCCGCCCTTATCACGATGATGAAGTCAGAGACGTTATTCAGCGACTCAGCCGCGCCCGAACCTTACAGCATGCACTGGTTAAATACCGCTTTCCTGCACTGCCTTCCTGGCTGAGACAGACAGTATTACCTCTGGCAGGCTGGTATTTGCGTCGCCGTACAGCACAGATTGAAACGGTCGAAGCATTCCAGCGCTGGCTGGCACCATGGATCGAACGGCTTCTGCAAGCTTCAACGGATGATATTGTGGTGCGCGGGCTGGAACATTTATCCGCCGATAAAAGCTATCTGTGGATTTCCAATCACAAAGACATTGCTATGGATCCGACCCTGATTAATTACAGCCTGCACCATGCCGGCTGGCCAACCAGCCGGATTGCGATTGGCGATAATCTGCTCGGGCATCCGGATGTGGCTGACATCATGCGCCTTAACAAAAGTTTTGTGGTTAAACGCAGTATTGCCAATAAACGTGAAAAACTGCGCGAACTGCAGAAATTATCGGCTTATATCCGCAGCTCACTGGAAAGTGGTCATTCTGTCTGGATCGCCCAGCGCGAAGGACGGGCCAAAGACGGAATTGACCGTACCGATACCGCGGTGCTGAAAATGCTGGCGCTGAATGGCCGTGAGCGGGGGGAAGATTTTACCGCGACGATGACTGCGATGTGCCCGGTACCGGTGTCGATTCAGTACGAGTGGGATCCCTGCGATGTGCAGAAAGCACAGGAGCTGCTTACCCGTGCAGAAACCGGCCGTTATGAAAAAAGCGATGATGAAGATACCCGCAGTATCTTGCTGGGCCTGACCGGTGCGAAAGGGCGTATCTATGTTGATTTTGGCCGGCCGCTGAGTGCAGCCGAACTGACATCGGCTGACAGCATGGCACAGGCCGTTGACCTGCAATTGCAACAAATGTATGAGATTCTGCCGGTGCAGCGGGCTGCATTGTCATTATTGCAGCAGGAGTTTTCTCAGGCCGTGGGAGCGGATGCCGGAGAGTTCGACTCTGCCAGTCATGCAAAGCTACTGCAACGCATGGAAGGACTGGAGCCGCCGGTACGTCAGCGTCTTCTGCAAACCTATGCAGCACCGTTATTACAGCAACTGGCCGCGACAGATCGCGCCCAATCAGGAAGTTTGGAATGAGAACATTATGGATCCCGGTTCTGGTCTGTCTGACCCTGACCGGCTGCCCGGAACTTGGGCGGGAATGGACGGATAAGGAAGAAACCCTGCTGGTGGATTACTACAAAGTGCAGTGCGATAAGGATGACAGTAACCTGTGTTTCCGTGTTCGTGACAAGAGCACTGAAAGCTGGAAAACCGCTAATCTTCCGTTTACGGGCTTCAGCACTTTCGCCTGGGGCAATCGCTACAGCGTTACGGTGAACACCAGCTTTAACAGCAATGGTAAAGACAGCGCTTACGAGTTCCGCTCCGTGGACAGTACAACCGCAGTCAGTTCTGCCGATCAGGCCTTTGCCCTGACTCTGTATACCCGGGCGGGAGTTCTGACGCCGCTGGATGACGCTAACTGGTCTCTGGGAGGGGACGTGGCATTTGCCTGTGGTGCTTTCTGTGGCGAGATTAAAAATGCTGTCGACGCACAGTTTGTGCTGAAGCTGGAATTCACCGCCAGTGCCGGATCTGTGACGCTGAACTCTCTGTTGTGCAGTGCCAGTGAAAATGATTTTAACAGTGAGTGTTCCGGAGAAAGCACCAGCAAATGGACAGTCGCACATTTTCAGTCGGAATGCGGATTGGCGGATGCGGCGATGTGCCTGCTTTATCGGGTGAACAGCTCAGATGACTGGTCGCTGTTACAGCTGAGTGGCGATATCAGCGATTTTACTCCGGTCTGGGGTAAGCAATACGACCTGACCGTGGTGAAAACCCTGTCTTCTGGCGGCAGTATCAGTAAAGCGGTGCTGAAAGAAAACGACAGCAACCCGGACGATAAAGCCAACAGCACCTATCCGTTTAAATTTATTGTGCGCGGCAGTGCGCTGGCTACAGATAATTCGGGTGTTATTGCCGGTTATGACAATGCTCCGGCTATGAACTGCAGCACTAATTCGCTGTGCACCAATCTGAATAACTACATCAGCGATGATCAGTGGTTACTGCTGAAAGGTTATATTGACGGTGAGCAGGTTATGCTGCAGGAAGTCATTTGCCACGATGACGTGCTGGCCGACTTTAATACCTGTGTTAAAGATGAAGATGATGTTACCTGGTCATTCTGATACAGATAAATCATGCCGATAGCAGCAATAAAAAAAGGCCGTAAAGGCCTTTTTTTATTGCTGAAAAATCGCCATTAATCCTGGCGGTTAATCAGTTCGCTGATGCGCTGGTTAGCACGTGGGGCAACAGATACATGCGGGAATTCCTGCACAATTTTGCGGAAATACGCCAGAGCTTTCTGGTTGTTGCCCATCTGATTGTATGGACTCATATAAATCAGACCGAGCTGATATAACGATTTGGCACGCATTTCGGCAGAAGATGCTTTGTTATCGTACAGAATCAGGTAAACCGCTTCGGCATCTTCAACACGTGCTTCGGTGATTGCACGCTCACTCATTGGCGTCAGCTCTGCGTCGAATGGGGTACGATCTGTTTTTAACAGTTTGCTGCGATCAACCTGTTTCAGCAACTGTGTGGCGGAGAGCTGCACAGGCTCATTCTGGCGCGCTTCGATAATCTCAATACGTTTGAGGACTTTTTCTTTCAGGCGTGAATCAGGAAACTCAACCCGGTGCTGCTTGAGGTAGGCCAGAGCTTTTTTATCGTCACGCTGATCGTTGTAGCGGTTCATGTACAGCAGTGCGACCTGATAAATGGCCAGCGACTTCATGTTGCTGCTGTAATCCGGATCGCTGTAGCCTTTCATGTACGTCGCGGCTGCCTGCTCGGTTTTTCCGCGGCTGATTGCCTGTACGGAAAAGGTCAGCAGGTCCGGCTCTTCCTGCAGGGCTGCTGCCGCACGGACTTTGATGTTTTCATCGTAACGGGCAATCTGATGCCCGCCTGCTTCTGCGATAAGCAGAGGTGTTGCTGCTGCACAGCCGGTCAGAATGGCAACCATTGCCGCTGTCAGTATGGCTTTGATCATTATCGTATCCCTGATCACATTTTTAGAGTCTGGTGAGAGCGGCTAGTGTAATCAGCGCCCAGAGGAATGGAAAGGTATAGTCAGGCCATATACTGGTTATTTATGACAGGTGGGCTATGAGCCTGCTGAACAGGCTCATAGGGAAGATAATTACAGGAAAAATGCCGCCGCAATGCCGGCTAATGCACCAACAGCTGCACCAGCGGAAGCTGCCTGAACAGCCGTTTTCTGCAGTGCTTTCTGTAGTTCACTGCGCGTTGCCGCCAGAGTGGCTTCCAGCTCTTTTTGTCTGGTATTCATAATGGCGATCAGATCATCGGCATTTTTCTTAATTAATTTGTCCGCAACGGAAACCGCAAGACGCTGATTCATCATCCGGGTTTTCTGGAATAACGCCTGTTCTGTCAGGGTTTTATTAACCTCCAGCTGCCAGCGTTCCTGTTGCTGATGCATGCGTGCCTGAATGACATCCAGCTGATGCGTCTGGTGGGTCTGTAACTGCTGGGTGGTGGCATCCAGACCGGCACTGATCTCCGCTTTGGCTTCGGCAATGGCATTGCGCAGATGCTTCTGCACCAGAGCCTCAACTTCAGACTGTGTAATTTCCGGAGGCTGGCTTTTTTGTTCGTCATTGGCGGCCGGTTCATCCAGCGCCTGAATAACGGCCATTACGGCTTCATGACTGGCGGGTTTCGCCAGCACGGCATGTGCGCCGTGAGACAACGCCATTTCCTGATACTCCCGTCCTTCTTTGGAGGTGTACATAATGGTCGGAATGGTAGCGGTACGGGGATTGGATTTAATGAGTTGTGTGGCTGCCAGACCATCCATTCCCGGCATCATATGATCCATGAAAATGACATCAGGCTGGCTGCTTTCGAGAAAAGTCAGGGCTGCCTCAGCACTGTCAACGGCCTCAGCCTGTACATTAATTTTGCTCAGCAGACGCTGCAGCATCATACGGGCGGATTTGGAGTCATCGACTACAAGAGCATTTTTTATGGTCATGATTTGGCTCGTTCTGGACAGTCCGGCCTTTTATAAGACCAAGATGCCTGTGGCTGGTCAATAGTCGCAGGCGGTATCTTGTTGCGCTTTGTGGCAAATTACCGTTTTTCGGGCTAAAAAGTCTGCTCTGCCCAGGCCAATCTGGCATAATTGCCGGTCTATTGTTGACTGATTTGTGATGACTGTGACTTCTCATGCCGATTTAATTAAACGTGCCTCCAGTGCTTCGGTTCTGGTTGCAGTAACCCTGTTACTGGCCAAAGTCTTTGCCTGGGTCATCAGTGATTCTGCCAGTGTCCTGTCATCACTGCTGGATTCCCTGATGG of the Thalassolituus hydrocarboniclasticus genome contains:
- a CDS encoding response regulator, which codes for MTIKNALVVDDSKSARMMLQRLLSKINVQAEAVDSAEAALTFLESSQPDVIFMDHMMPGMDGLAATQLIKSNPRTATIPTIMYTSKEGREYQEMALSHGAHAVLAKPASHEAVMAVIQALDEPAANDEQKSQPPEITQSEVEALVQKHLRNAIAEAKAEISAGLDATTQQLQTHQTHQLDVIQARMHQQQERWQLEVNKTLTEQALFQKTRMMNQRLAVSVADKLIKKNADDLIAIMNTRQKELEATLAATRSELQKALQKTAVQAASAGAAVGALAGIAAAFFL
- a CDS encoding 1-acyl-sn-glycerol-3-phosphate acyltransferase, translated to MQDQYSDIRPYHDDEVRDVIQRLSRARTLQHALVKYRFPALPSWLRQTVLPLAGWYLRRRTAQIETVEAFQRWLAPWIERLLQASTDDIVVRGLEHLSADKSYLWISNHKDIAMDPTLINYSLHHAGWPTSRIAIGDNLLGHPDVADIMRLNKSFVVKRSIANKREKLRELQKLSAYIRSSLESGHSVWIAQREGRAKDGIDRTDTAVLKMLALNGRERGEDFTATMTAMCPVPVSIQYEWDPCDVQKAQELLTRAETGRYEKSDDEDTRSILLGLTGAKGRIYVDFGRPLSAAELTSADSMAQAVDLQLQQMYEILPVQRAALSLLQQEFSQAVGADAGEFDSASHAKLLQRMEGLEPPVRQRLLQTYAAPLLQQLAATDRAQSGSLE
- a CDS encoding tetratricopeptide repeat protein; translation: MIKAILTAAMVAILTGCAAATPLLIAEAGGHQIARYDENIKVRAAAALQEEPDLLTFSVQAISRGKTEQAAATYMKGYSDPDYSSNMKSLAIYQVALLYMNRYNDQRDDKKALAYLKQHRVEFPDSRLKEKVLKRIEIIEARQNEPVQLSATQLLKQVDRSKLLKTDRTPFDAELTPMSERAITEARVEDAEAVYLILYDNKASSAEMRAKSLYQLGLIYMSPYNQMGNNQKALAYFRKIVQEFPHVSVAPRANQRISELINRQD
- a CDS encoding DUF4377 domain-containing protein; this encodes MRTLWIPVLVCLTLTGCPELGREWTDKEETLLVDYYKVQCDKDDSNLCFRVRDKSTESWKTANLPFTGFSTFAWGNRYSVTVNTSFNSNGKDSAYEFRSVDSTTAVSSADQAFALTLYTRAGVLTPLDDANWSLGGDVAFACGAFCGEIKNAVDAQFVLKLEFTASAGSVTLNSLLCSASENDFNSECSGESTSKWTVAHFQSECGLADAAMCLLYRVNSSDDWSLLQLSGDISDFTPVWGKQYDLTVVKTLSSGGSISKAVLKENDSNPDDKANSTYPFKFIVRGSALATDNSGVIAGYDNAPAMNCSTNSLCTNLNNYISDDQWLLLKGYIDGEQVMLQEVICHDDVLADFNTCVKDEDDVTWSF